The Nocardia vinacea genome contains the following window.
GCTGCTCGACGAGCCGTTCGGCGCGCTCGACGCCAAGGTGCGCGCCGATCTGCGCACCTGGCTGCGTCGGCTGCACGAGGAGGTCCACGTGACCACCGTGCTGGTCACCCACGACCAGGAGGAGGCCCTCGACGTCGCCGACCGGATCGCGGTGATGAACAAGGGCCGCATCGAACAGATCGGTAGCCCGGAGGACGTCTACGACCGGCCAGCAAACGAATTCGTGATGTCCTTCCTCGGTGCGGTGGCCCGGCTCAACGGACATCTGGTGCGTCCGCACGATATTCGCGTCGGCCGCGAGGCCAGCATGGCGCTCGCCAAAGACGAGGGCACCGCGGAGTCGGCGGGTGTCACCCGCGCCACCGTGGAACGCGTTGTGCACCTCGGATTCGAGGTGCGCGTCGAGTTGCGCAATGCGGCCACCGGCGATCTGTTCGCCGCCCAGGTGACCCGCGGTGACGCCGAGGCGCTGCAGCTCAGCGACGGGGAAACCGTCTACGCCCGCGCCACCCGTATTCCGGAACTGCCTGCGGGATA
Protein-coding sequences here:
- a CDS encoding sulfate ABC transporter ATP-binding protein, with amino-acid sequence MITVTNAKKNYGSFAALNDVSIEIPSGELTALLGPSGSGKSTLLRSIAGLESLDAGIVTIAGNDVTHVPPQKRDIGFVFQHYAAFKHMTVRDNVAFGLKIRKRPKGEIAKRVDELLGIVGLDGFQHRYPAQLSGGQRQRMALARALAVDPQVLLLDEPFGALDAKVRADLRTWLRRLHEEVHVTTVLVTHDQEEALDVADRIAVMNKGRIEQIGSPEDVYDRPANEFVMSFLGAVARLNGHLVRPHDIRVGREASMALAKDEGTAESAGVTRATVERVVHLGFEVRVELRNAATGDLFAAQVTRGDAEALQLSDGETVYARATRIPELPAG